TTGTGCCGAGCTGCCTGGCTCAAGCGTGACGCAGACAGGACCAGACTTAGGCTGGATGGAATCAGGCCAGGCTTTGACCTTCATTGGCCACCAGGTGGGAGCAAAATGTTGCTAATGAGTTCGATTTCAGTCCCTACCAATTACGTGTTACAAAATAAAACGAGGGGTTACAGTCACCCCAGTGAACCTCATGCTGAAAAAGGCATCTTTGTGCTCAGGCAGATAGTGAGCTGAGGTCATCACCCAGTGGTAACTTACACTGAAGGAAGCATAAATACACGTTAAAAGAGCTCTTCTTAGAGACAGGGGAGAATGGTCTCCCTCCCTGTAGCAAAATTTCATACTGGAAGGGAATTTCTCAGGTATTTTTTGTGTACAGTGCAAGCAGTGTCATTCCCTGTTCACAGAGGCACTTACAAGCATCAGTTTCTAATTACTGTTTTATGTTCCCCTTaacaggaaacagaaggaaaaggaaacgTTCACACAGGTAATCTTGGCTGCTTCCCGGCTCCTTTTCCAACTACCCTGAAAACTCGTGGTTTGCAAGTGTAACAGGGCTAACACGGAGCAGTTTTGGAATGGTTACAGCATAACCAAAGGTGCTCACTCTTTTGCTACTCAATCGATGTGCTAAAATAAAGCACTTCCGTATTTTGAGACTGTGCTTCTGCTGTGCAAAGTATACAGCTTTAGGTGTGATCTGTCATGGCCTTAACCAAGGCAGGcctgatgcctttttttttaaacaaagcaaagtttactttttcttcactgcttaCTTGACAGAGCAAGCTGCGGGTACAGAGGAAGAGGGAATATTCTGTGTCTCAGGCCGGGCCATTAATTTCACTGCAGTGgttaaatgcattttccctaTGATTTCCAGGAGCAAAACCTCCCTGGCTAacagaggaagatgaggaggatGGAAGCAAACAACAAATTGGACCTTCGTATGAGGAATTTCTCAAGCAAAGTAAGCAGCTTATATACATTTAGATTCACTCCAGTGCTGCACTAAAGAATCAAAAGGAATTTGACTGAAAAAATCTCCCCAAACAAATTGTCTTTttagaagagaagcagaagctcAAAAAGCTCCCAGCAGAGCGCGTCGGTGCCAATTTTGACCATGCCTCTCAGACAGGAGACAGCTGGCTTCCTTCCTTTGGCCGGGTTTGGAATCACGGCAGGAGGTGGCAGTCCAGGTGAGCCCGAGTAGCACGGACTGACGCTGAACTgagggggagcagagggcaccaagctgagtggtgcgggTGACACGTGAGAAGGGAcgccatccagaaggacctggacaagcttCAGAAGCGGGTCCCCATGAACCTAATGGGGTTCAGCTAGTccaaggtgctgcacttggatTGGGGCAGTCCCAGACATGAATTCTTCTCCAGTCTGTgctcctggagagcagccccatggagaaggacttgtgggTCCTGATGGACAGAAGcgggacatgaggcagcagtgtgcgcGTGCAGCCCGAAGGCCGACAgtcccctgggctgcagcaacagaggggtggcagcagggagaggagagggagggggttgtccccctctgctctgcccctggaaggccccacctgcagtgctgtgccccttccagcctaagccattctatgatgtCTGTCAAGTAGCTGAAGATAGTGCTAGGAAGCACAGTTcactgaaagaacagaacaaattGAGGGAGCTCCTGTTCTAAATTATCATGTATAGCACTATCTCATGAGATGAGGCAGCTTTCATTACCTCTTTATAAAGATTGCTGAATGCTGACACCTACACTCTCTTTCAGGCATCAGTTTAGAGCCGAAtcaggggaaaagaagaaaaaaaggtgatcagaagaggaaaacagaacaaagcaagcTCTGACCTTTGTGAAAAGGTGAACTATAGGTAGCTCTACCTTCTGTCAGTGCCATGTCTTTTGgtactcacacacacacatatatatacaaacacatTTGAATGCATTCAGTCTTTTGAAGGGTGATATTACTAAGGATGTGATGAGTTGAGCACAGTTACTGAAAGCTACGTGGCaaggggatgctgcagcagatCCACTCTCCCTCTAAAGGACACTAAGCACGTATCCAGGCATGGATTTCTGAAGTCATAGACAACACAAAGGCAGATCCTGCCAGCAAGGACAGTCTGTTGCCTAAGCAGTGCCTTCATAGATAGAACTTCCACCTTACACAGCATGTCCTGCCAGTGTCCTGCACTGCATTTTAGCATGGTATCTCcttaaataaattaaacttatttaaaaaaatccagttctgCCTCACATGAAGGGCAACTGTAATTAatcttcagcagaagaaaggaaggcttagatttttttttttgttgtatggCAATTATTCCTCTAAATAATATACTTCATTTTAGGGCTGCTTCTCTACACTTCCCTTGGCCTGATCAATCTTGTTTCCTTGTAAAGAAATACATGGTCATGGCTTGTTAGAGgcaatttaaacaaataatCTAAGTATCTTACCCTATGCAAGAAATAGGCTTCTATTTTCCTCTTACTAAAAACAATGTGTCTTGCATCACCTAGAGCAGCTAGTGATGTTAAAACTTTCCCACTATAAAAGAATGTTTATGCTGCATTTGCAGTACTTTATAAATGCAAAAAGCCTATCAAAAACTGGCTAGAATAACAAGACAAACCCTGATTTGTACCAGAATCTACCATGAATAATGCATTAATACACACATTTTTgaacaagcagcaaaaaaaattatttcaataattttatTGTATGCATCTGTATATGACATTGTTGAAGAGGTCGCTGGAGAACCTGCAAAGCAAGAAGTCCCAAATCAGACCACCAGTTCAAAGCAAGTGACTGGGAATCTCTGCTTAAAGAAGAGCACTCAGTCACAGTATGCTTTGACAGCAAGGAGGATGTATTATCTACAGCCCACAATGCTGGGAGAGATCATGCTGATTTCCCCATCCAAAGGGCACTGCAGACAAAATAGGAAATTCCTCTAATTCTGGAGGGCTGATGTTTCCAGAAATTCCACCTTAAGAGTTAGAAGGCAAGCAACATCCTCTGAACAGACTGGAAAAGTGACTAACCCCAAGCAGCATGAAATCACACACCATatacttgctgctgctgcatgcagctgttTTCTAGCCACTGACATGGTAAAACCCAGTACACGAACAGTCTGCTGTCTCACCTTCCTACGCATCCTCCCCTGCAGCAGGTGCATCTCCACCCTTTGTGTTTCTGGTGTAGATCACTTGGGCTCGGTGCTTAGATACCAGTTTGATCAAACCTGTGAAAGAGGCAGTTTGAGCACACACCTACTGGGCAATGCCAGGGATGTTGTGCTGTCCTGGGCCGTTTTAATGCAGTGGGCCAAAAGATGTCCGATACAAAATACCACCAGGGTACGTGACATTCAACATTAAAGATTCAAGATGGTTTCCACTAAAAAGAATGGAATCCCAGTGTTAGCAGGGATAATGACTGAGTACACGTACATACTTAAGGCTTCTGTTCAAGTCCAGGACTGGCTGCATTACAGCTTATCTtgacagtattttctttgtacagTATTACCACTAAATACATCAGAACCTTTGAAATACAGATGGAGGCAGTAGCTTTTGGAAAACACACCGAATTGTGTACTTCAGGTGCAGCATGAAATTTTGTAAAGTGGTGATGAAAATATCTAATTCCAGCAACCTGGTGTTCTTCCAGAGTTTTGAGTGCTTACCTTTACCAAGCAGTTCTTGGAGAGCAGCTCTAGCCAGAGAGCCTCGAATCTTCAGTCTTTCTGAGACAACCGCTGGTGTGATGAGCTTGTAGTTGGGCACTTCTTTGCACAGTTTGTCATAGGTGGCCTTGTCAAATAGCACAAGGTTGTTCAACTTGTCTCTCACTTTCCCCTTGGACCACTTCTACTCAAAGAGAGAGAAACCAACCATCAATCCGTCTTATAAGCAAAACTTAAAGCAGTAGGCTTGGCTATTTAGCACATCCTAAGAACCGAGCCACACCTTCAGCTGGCTCTGTGTCGCCTCACAAACAGGAGGACTAACAAGTCACGCAAGGAGCACGGCGCGGTGCTACTCGGATTGAACGCTACCCTCCGCAATTCACCGAtcaagcagcagctcccacagcccgACGGCCCCGTCCCCCACAACCGGGGCCCAGCTCAGG
The DNA window shown above is from Numida meleagris isolate 19003 breed g44 Domestic line chromosome 23, NumMel1.0, whole genome shotgun sequence and carries:
- the RPS25 gene encoding 40S ribosomal protein S25; its protein translation is MAPPARGSDVVSCGRGSDVTDHAPSSGSSGRRACGASFLGRHLGRSSSRSMPPKDDKKKKDAGKSAKKDKDPVNKSGGKAKKKKWSKGKVRDKLNNLVLFDKATYDKLCKEVPNYKLITPAVVSERLKIRGSLARAALQELLGKGLIKLVSKHRAQVIYTRNTKGGDAPAAGEDA